GGACTAGGTTGGATCTTTATAGATTTTGcttgattatatatattttttaataagggaACAATTCTTGATTATGTCAAATTATGTAGCTAacattcttcatcttttttttattctttttgggtaagttgAGGCTTACGTTCATCCTAAGTTAGAGGATAAGTAAGACTGACAATCGGTGgaatttagttgtttttgggACCCAATATACTTttaatgatgattttttttttacaaatatattttaataaacaaaaagagCTATGGAAATCTAGTTCATTATTACTTTAAGCCTTTAggattttaaaaatgatatgGACATTTCTGTGTGGGCAATTTGGTAAAGTGATGTTTGGGTAATTCTATATAATAAAGGGGTCAAAGTGTAGTTTTGGAACTAAAGGGTAGTTTGTTAAATATGGAAGTTGGGTTTGGGCTTTTGGCTTGATGGGGGTATTGGGTTAGGAAGTGTGGTGCTTGGGCTTATGTTTTGGAGTGGGTTGATTGAGTTTGGGTTTAAAACATGTGGGTTTGGATTTATTGGAGGTGGCTTCAGGTATTGGATTGGACTTTAGAGGTTTGGATTTGATAAATAAAGAGAGCCACACCGATTGGGCTTGTGCACAATCTAATGAATCAAATTTTTCTGTTTGGCTAGAGTTTATaagttcaatttttagtttttaggtataatgtacaagttttttttttttttttttttttaagcctaatttttttttctcattttttcacaatacaaatatactttaagcaaaaaaaaaaaaaaaaaaatagctgtTCCTAAATAAAGATTGGACTAGGTTGGATCTTTATAGATTTTGcttgattatatatattttttaataagggaACAATTCTTGATTATATCAAATTATGTAACTAACgttcttcatctttttattttattttttattttattctttttaggTAAGTTGAAGCTAACGTTCATCCTACTAATTAAACATGTGATACCTAACAATCTTTCATAATGTATACACTTTACAAAGCAAAAAGCCATAAATCACGACAAATATATTCTACCACAATTCATATTATATAATATCCAACGAAAGAaaagtataaattaatttatataaagtgTATATCTTGTCATAGAAGTAATTGaatttttgactttttctaTTTGGTGTGCATGcaacatacatacataaaatgaaatttatatttaattaattgaagtgaatcaacaaaatttttaatgtcgaattttgttttttagaccTAATATTATATCCAAATTTCTTTGTGATAGTTTTGGTAAGATTGCCAAATTGGCTTCTTATTTGGTTGCATTTGCGAATCTTCATCATAACCAAAGATTTGTTGAAGTCGAGCAGAGTTGAGGGAGTTAGAGTTAGTTTCTTCCTTTCTTAATTGTTGGTTTGGAATTTAATTGAATATAGAAAGTTTGATGTCCACTCTTATTATAGGGCTTCCAGAGCATCTATTGGAAGTATGTTTACGTGGAGTCCAAGGGTGTCCTCTAATGTTTCTTTGTGCAAGATTGCACCTTTTGGAAAGATTTTAAGTCGTAAAGAATATCCTCAATAGACAATTATTTAAATGGACTGCTGTTGTGTGTCCAAGGGCAATGGAGAAAACATGTTGATAAGCTGTTGCTGCAGTATTTAGTTATAATTTGCTTATGGCTGCAAATGTTTCCTTGTTTGAGGTTTGTCGGCTGCCTAAGTAGGTTGTTGAGATATTAGGATGGTGGGAAGGAAGGTGCagaagcaaaataataataggatttggcaacaaactttaaatatatttaCAACTTGACATACTTCTATTTGCAAAGCTCAAGtagtaaaaattgtattttcctTAGCATTACtgttatttttttgctaaaagagaAACGAAACACAAGtacaacccaaaaaagaaacacaactgGATATCCAAATAGAACAACATTGACAAAGAAGTAGCATCCCCAAACTATAACACGAGCGAATCCTTCCTCAATTGAAACTGCTACTGCTCTTTGAGTGCAAAGGCTAAAGTAGTTTGGTTCATATGTAGCACTTAGTCAATCCATAAGACCTTGCAGGTTTTGAATGAAAGTGTCTAAATATCTCTCTTGCATGCCTTCACTAGTAAGTTCCTCCTTCAACTTGGCATGATTATATTTCACCAGACCAGCTATTTCACTGTCCTCGTCCATCACAGAGATAATGGCCTTACTCAGGCTTTCCTTGGAAATCCACCCATTATCTTCTCTCTCCACCTCCACTGCAACTTTAAGTTCTTCCACCATTAACCTGGCACCCACAATTTGATCACCAAGGTATGGAACGCATACTATTTGGCAATCACTAAAGAGAGACTCCCACATGGACCCATATCCACAATGGGTCACAGAACAGCCAATAGATGGGTGCTCCAATATCAATGTTTGTGGTACCCATCCCCCATACACCCATCCTCTCCCTTTAACTCTCTCTTCAAAGCCTTCTGGAAAAGCTTCTTCAATTGTTGCGCAACCATCTGGAGTACTCAGAGCCACCAAAAATGGTTGCCCACATAACTCAAACCCCAAAAGTAGCTCCTGAAACTGGCCCATTTGTAGTTTATTTTGACTCCCAAATGCACAATACACCACAGTACCTTGCTTGAAATTGCATAACCAATTGGTCCATTTCTCGTCTAGCTTTGTGGCCGGTGCTTCAGGCAGGACAGGTCCTGTTAGCAGCACAGGCTTAGCATAATGCTGCTTTAAGTAGTCACAATATGGCCCTTCAAACTCATGATATGTCCTATAGGCCAGGGCATCACTCCAAATCAAGCCATACGTAATTCGAACATAAAGAGACATCTCTGTTCCAAGAGCCTTGGCAAACACTTTTAGTTGTGCAATCTCATAGTCCTTGGACTTTATTCGCACACACGAAGGAGGATAGCCAGGAGGCGGTTGCATGAAGTCTTCTACAGTCATATCCTCTGGTTTCTCCTTGGTAGGAACCTTTAGTGCTTGCGTTGCTGGGGTTACAATGGAATAACATATGGCCTTAGAGCCAATTTGGTGTGCTAAGGCTGGCATCCAAGGGCTGaagtcaaagaaaatgaaatcaggCTTGAGACTGCTCAGAATGGTTTGAACTTGGTCTTGGGTTTGGTCAAAGGCAACACGAAGATGTCCACGAAGTGGAAGAGGAACATCTGAGGCAGTCTCGGCACCAGGGGGTAGTCTATCTACACTGGGAACAAGAAGGGGATAGAAGTGGATGAGGTTTGGATAAAGGATGAGATGTTCTACCTTTGCTTGTGCTCCTTTGGGCAGTAAGAAAGACACCCTATGGCCTCTCTCTGTAAGCTTTTTTGAGAGGTGCAGGTAGGGAGTGATATGGCCAAAGGCAAACCAGGGAAACATGGCTACGTGAAGTTTTGTGCTTCTTGAATTGCTCATCTttgcttgaattttttttttttttttttttttggtgtaaaaaTCCACTTGAGAACTAAAGTGATTCCTTTATGTATACCTGATAGAACCGGATCTTCCTAGTGGAGAGACAAAAAAGTTGTTTATAATCATTTTTGGGACCCAATATTCTTTTAGTGatgaatatttgattttttttaataaatatattttaataaacaaaaaggGCTATGGAAATCTAGTTCATTATTACTTTAGTCTTGAAGAGTTGAACATTCCAATTCCAATTCCGAGTTCTAGTTCATTAAAAATGATATGGGCAAATATATTATGCCACAATTCATATTATATTTATGTAGCTAAcgttcttcatctttttttatttattgtcgGGTAAGTTGAAGCTAACGTTCATCCTACTAATTAAATATGTGCTATCTAACAATCGTTCATAATGTATACACTTTATAAAGCAAACAGCGCATAAATCACGACAAATATATTATGCCACaattcatattatattatatcaaATGAAAGAGAAGTATAAATTATGTTATATAAAGTGTATATCTTGTCATAGAAATAATTgcatttttgactttttgtatttggtgtgCATGCAACATacataaaatgaaatttatgtttaattaattgaagtgaatcaacaaaatttttaatattgaattttgttttttagacgATGAAAGTGTTTAATAAACAAAGACTAAGAACATgtgaataaaaaacaattaattatgaTTAACATGATTACACTATGAAtgaatattattttcatataatgactatatattttaaagagtGATTACGAAAGTGTTTACATACTCAAAAGGTATTCACAAATTAATTCAAAGTCTCTTTCCATGTGTGAGGAGTCGTGCTTCAAAGCCATCAAACcttaatattattgtttatttgtAAGATTtcaatacatatttttttcctGAACAAGGAATACATTCATTTGTAAACAATGAGTACTATTAGTTGTTTAAAAAGGAATATATTTACCTTCCATGAAAACTCAATCCAAGTCAATTATTTGAGACAATTTCTAACAAATCTCTACCTTGGCTCAAATTCCACAAAACAAGAGTCACAAATTGAGCTAAACTCTACAACAATTCTTCACATTGGCAAATTCGTAGAGCACCGAAGTTCATCAAATTCCTCTTTGCATGTACTTGTAAAGTTGTAtaacaagaaaattaaatgCATATAACCCATATACATCAGAttcattgtaaatttgtaattagtATAAGGGTAGCCACTAATGATTTTCTACTATCAATCTAGGCAGCTAAGGTGAATCACATTAATTCtggatttctctctctctaactcacACTACCTCTACTAACAAAGACTATATCAATTTCCAAACTAAGAACATTTGCATAGGAAAAAGAGGAGGAGAGGACATTTCCTTTGAATGATAAAcgtgaaatttcaaaattaaaacccaACGTACGTagttaattattttctaaaaaagaaaaaaaaaatttctcaatccTTTACAATTAATGCTTTATGGTTCAAAAACTTTCTCCAAAAGAAGAATGTCACCAGAAGGCCAACTTTGTTGTACTTGTACAGTGAATTGTAATTTATAGTTATAGCAAGTGTACTGATTTGTTGTATGTTGAactaattctttaatttttttttttctgttctatATTAAGAGGAATTGCAGCATGCATTTACTTTCAGAATTACTAATTCAGTACTATTCTTTCATATATAATCCCTACAATGAATCTAGTATTACAGaagaatttataaatttttatgtgTTGTGAATTAATCTTGTGATCAATTTACAATTGTGGTGAACTTATGTGAAGGTGATCTTTTATGAATCACAATTTCTTAAACTTCaatctcagagagagagagagagagagagagagagagagattgctaGCTGATATGAATTATACATAATTAACCACAGTGTatggtataagttttttttttttttttttttttttttttgagatttcaTTTGAAAAGGTCAAAGAAGCACTTTTCTTCTTGCATCTCTATCAAATTCCAACAGAATCCCATggatgtaaaatataaaaaaaataaaataaaataaaaacttggcACTTAGTGGGGGAGCCAAGATTGGATGTCAGGGGAGGCAAAATTTATAAGCGACAAATACATAGACATGTATATGAGTACTTGAGACcaatctaaattttattgaaaaaaaattatgtgatttAAGTGATATTtcaatgcaaagaaaaaaatataatatttgttaTATTGTGTTGATCTGATAgaatttttaattgttagacTGACTTTAATTACAACTCAtattaattatgatatttttgttaacatagactaataaataattaaattgtaatatttctaaaaatatattttaaaatatactaGTACTAGTATTATTCCTATGTGATGCATGGCTTGATGAAGTTTCATAAGTGAAATAATAGAGACAAAAAGTTTCACAAGAAGTTTATGGTAATATATTGGGATTGATCatctaacatcacttttatctTGTCTCACCAGCCACCACTAATATCAACTGTATCCACCACTAATATCTTATCGATagatgtccaaaaaaaaaaaaaagtgggaatGGCTACCAAGGCACAATTACCACCTAATGTAAACATTGTTTATGAGTTTGTTTGAATAccgtttattgttgaaaattggaaacactgtaacaaaataatatttaaatgtgtgaatagtgccgtgggatccagttttaaagaaaaatttactgAAATCCGTACTTACGGGTCTCGTAAATAATACATGGGACCCACACAAAAAAGACCAGCACAAGCACAAACGCAAACGCATTTGAATCCAAACGGTCActatatcattaaaataatactagggatatataatttttcagaaCTTTATTTACTACAGTCGTGACCCAATTGCGGTGGTGcataataaaagtaataattaattaataatgagCATATGAGAAAGTGATATTAATCATATTATTTCATTATAATTTGTATGTaaaaaaagttgtgattttaattaacATTGTTCATTTTGTATATATCATTAATTTTAGGTCAATTCTACTATATTTTACTCTActctgctttctttttctttcccttaatTCAAACCAACCATCAAGAGGGATCAACTTTCAAAGACTAGCATTGATTTAGACTATTTCAAACTCTAAACTGAATAACTAAAGAAGCACCagcaaataacaataataataataactaaagaagaatttttttttttttttttggctttttaaacaagaaaaataacttggtgtataataatatttaatgtatattaaatattaattatacaCCGATATTTTTTGGGGAcattaaataatcaaatattaattatacACCAACTCCTTTTCGAACTGTATACACCaacattaaataattaatatttaatgtacattaagtattaattaatatttgatttttcttactCCACTTGTGACATGTCCACAAGTGggttaagaaaaataaaattaagaatacaaaaaaaaaaaaaaatcataagcaCATGGATTGTAGTGGAACCtttagttttaaaaaccgatgcaattaaagaatcaaaataaaaagtgattCTCAATTTTATGGTTGgaccaaaatcaaaccaatagTTGATCCAATgatgttataaataattaattaataattataaatataaataaataaataattttataactaatattttaactaaaaagttaaattaaataacaataaaacattaaaccttaactttaatttatattttagacAGCTAAACTCAAGCTCACTGCACGAAGTATTTTAgttattctttcatttttcaaataacaaaaagtcactgcccacttttttttttttttttttgagaagtcaCTGCCCACTTGATATTTATTTCCCATCACATATCCTACCTTTACACGTTGATACTCCACCCACCACATATCTTGAAGTCTTACATCCACACCTTGTTTAATTAAAAGCTCTTACTTCTAgtttcttcttttactttttatctaatttttcatctctttgCCTTCAATTAACATTGGAGAAAGTCAGACATGGAAACATTCGTGGGGAGTTGGAGAAAGTCAGACATGGAAGTaattcatcatcatcaccatctcTTTTTGTATGTGCTGCTTTTTGTAGTCTATTTTTTCTCTTGCACTGAAAGTCTTAGTCGGAGAGATTTTCCAGCTGGTTTCATATTTGGAGGGGCCTCAAGTGCTTACCAGGTACATATGTCACTGAATTAACACTAATATTTACATGCTTTCTACACTAATTCCCTATGTTCTTATATTATGTTTGGGGTTCTCTTAATGTCAATTGGAAGTATGAAGGGGCTGCATTTCAACATGGAAAAGGACCTAGCATATGGGACACTTTCACTAGAGAACAtccaggtctctctctctctctctctttctctctcttacacac
This genomic stretch from Quercus robur chromosome 4, dhQueRobu3.1, whole genome shotgun sequence harbors:
- the LOC126724086 gene encoding UDP-glycosyltransferase 79B9-like; amino-acid sequence: MSNSRSTKLHVAMFPWFAFGHITPYLHLSKKLTERGHRVSFLLPKGAQAKVEHLILYPNLIHFYPLLVPSVDRLPPGAETASDVPLPLRGHLRVAFDQTQDQVQTILSSLKPDFIFFDFSPWMPALAHQIGSKAICYSIVTPATQALKVPTKEKPEDMTVEDFMQPPPGYPPSCVRIKSKDYEIAQLKVFAKALGTEMSLYVRITYGLIWSDALAYRTYHEFEGPYCDYLKQHYAKPVLLTGPVLPEAPATKLDEKWTNWLCNFKQGTVVYCAFGSQNKLQMGQFQELLLGFELCGQPFLVALSTPDGCATIEEAFPEGFEERVKGRGWVYGGWVPQTLILEHPSIGCSVTHCGYGSMWESLFSDCQIVCVPYLGDQIVGARLMVEELKVAVEVEREDNGWISKESLSKAIISVMDEDSEIAGLVKYNHAKLKEELTSEGMQERYLDTFIQNLQGLMD